One Numenius arquata chromosome 10, bNumArq3.hap1.1, whole genome shotgun sequence DNA segment encodes these proteins:
- the LOC141469341 gene encoding D(1)-like dopamine receptor, which translates to MGSVVAGGGPRALRALTGCLLGALVLSTLVGNALVCLAVLRFRHLRAKVTNWFVLSLAVSDLCVALLVMPWKAVTEVAGGSWLFGSRFCDTWVAFDIMCSTASILHLCIISLDRYWAIASPFRYERRMTRRLACTMIAVAWALSILISFVPVQLHWHKATDVRYPGSWLPGTPRCDVSLNRTYAVTSSLISFYIPVAIMIITYTRIYRIAQAQIRRISTLERAGGQWPPHGKEPTSSLRSSLRKETKVLQTLSIIMGVFVCCWLPFFLLNCLLPFCQPGLESDHEGRSPCVGQTTFNIFVWFGWANSSVNPVIYAFNAEFRRAFSNLLGCRCFCCGAPGSAMGRVNFSNELVSYHHDTTCQKEGAAPSSVPPAAITAWVQPGRRALSLRGEDSNEEMSAEKRPATSQAQADPGSSPKSRQVPAVLQCGWEAELSLETAAPSAGLGGCEGPHHPIPEG; encoded by the coding sequence ATGGGGAGCGTggtggcggggggcggcccgCGGGCGCTGCGGGCTCTCACCGGCTGCCTGCTGGGCGCCCTGGTGCTGAGCACGCTGGTGGGCAACGCGCTGGTGTGCCTGGCCGTCCTGCGCTTCCGCCACCTGCGCGCCAAGGTCACCAACTGGTTCGTGCTGTCGCTGGCCGTCTCGGACCTCTGCGTGGCTCTCCTGGTGATGCCCTGGAAGGCGGTCACGGAGGTGGCCGGTGGCTCCTGGCTCTTCGGCAGCCGCTTTTGTGACACCTGGGTGGCCTTTGACATCATGTGCTCCACCGcctccatcctccacctctgcatCATCAGCCTGGACCGGTACTGGGCCATCGCCAGCCCCTTTCGCTACGAGCGCAGGATGACGCGGCGCCTCGCCTGCACCATGATAGCTGTGGCCTGGGCCCTCTCCATCCTCATCTCCTTTGTCCCAGTGCAGCTACACTGGCACAAAGCCACGGATGTGAGATATCCAGGCTCCTGGCTGCCCGGAACCCCCCGCTGCGATGTCAGCCTGAACCGCACTTACGCCGTCACCTCCTCCCTGATCAGCTTCTACATCCCCGTGGCCATCATGATCATCACCTACACCAGGATCTACCGAATTGCCCAGGCCCAGATCCGCCGCATCTCCACCCTCGAGCGAGCGGGGGGCCAGTGGCCGCCTCATGGCAAGGAGCCCACCTCCTCTTTGCGGAGCTCCCTGCGCAAGGAGACCAAGGTGCTGCAGACCCTCTCTATCATAATGGGAGTCTTCGTGTGCTGCTGGCtgcccttcttcctgctcaactGCCTGCTGCCCTTctgccagcctgggctggagAGTGACCATGAAGGACGGTCACCCTGCGTTGGCCAAACCACCTTCAACATCTTTGTGTGGTTTGGCTGGGCCAACTCCTCAGTGAACCCGGTGATCTACGCTTTCAACGCAGAGTTCAGgcgggctttcagcaacctgctgGGCTGCCGGTGCTTCTGCTGCGGCGCACCCGGATCCGCCATGGGGAGGGTCAACTTCAGCAACGAGCTGGTTTCCTACCACCATGACACCACCTGCCAGAAGGAAGGGGCTGCCCCCTCCTCAGTACCCCCCGCTGCCATCACCGCCTGGGTGCAGCCCGGACGCCGTGCCCTAAGCCTGCGGGGAGAGGACAGCAACGAGGAGATGTCTGCGGAGAAGAGGCCGGCGACTTCCCAGGCGCaggctgaccctggcagcagccccaagAGTCGTCAGGTACCAGCCGTCTTGCAATGCGGTTGGGAGGCAGAGCTCTCCCTGGAAACTGCTGCCCCCAGCGCGGGGCTGGGTGGGTGTGAGGGaccccaccaccccatcccagAGGGATGA
- the FGFBP3 gene encoding fibroblast growth factor-binding protein 3 has translation MRLPLALLALAALGVAREAAEAEEEEEAAAGRFTAAGQHRCRWELRWAAGASELRLSCRPAAGGGAARSCAYRGEPRSCPAYGGRSRQFWKQILGRLRRRRPHPCAPGGPLSARLCGPDRAPPEAQLRLLPAPAPSPPAATAEPGAGTYCHRRWHSLCSFFLGFWEG, from the coding sequence ATGAGGttgcccctggccctgctggccctgGCCGCCCTAGGGGTGGCCCGGGAGGCGGcagaggcggaggaggaggaggaggcggcggcggggcggttCACGGCGGCGGGGCAGCACCGGTGCCGCTGGGAGCTGCGGTGGGCGGCGGGGGCCAGCGAGCTGCGGCTGAGctgccggccggcggcgggcggcggagcggcgcggagctgCGCCTACCGCGGAGAGCCGCGGAGCTGCCCGGCCTACGGCGGCCGCAGCCGGCAGTTCTGGAAGCAGATCCTGGGCCGGCTGCGGAGGCGGCGGCCCCATCCCTGCGCCCCGGGGGGGCCGCTCAGCGCCCGCCTCTGCGGACCCGACCGGGCGCCCCCCGAGGCGCAGCTCCGCCTGCTGCCCGCCCCCgcgccctccccgcccgccgccaccgccgagCCCGGCGCCGGCACCTACTGCCACCGGCGGTGGCACTCGCTCTGCAGCTTCTTCCTCGGGTTCTGGGAGGGATGA